The DNA window tcccattgacgttaatcacagggcatggtaatactaagagacgcccaatggatctcctgtattccatgcatactcctCCTTACCTCTGTTGTGGAGTAGTAgtctgatttcatcttgatagtctgggtcaatcaccccagccaacactgtaactcccttcttagcctgttgacttaaagttaggaggagcccaaagtgtcttggtggcaatcttaacttctaGTTTAATGGAATTGtcattgtgtctcctggtggcagcgttCCTCACtgtggaactaagacctctaggccagcagaacataatgttgtaaggaaaggaagcaaaaattttgctagtggatcactaggggtgatggtgagtggtgccacttccacttccatcccttgattcctggacccgtgaatcctggctaaacagtaccatatattggaggCTGATTCAGCACATACATGGCCTTCCAGAGAACTTTGCCCcaaccctgcaaagtattgtcaacTAGTTGACGTTGTCATTGTGACTCCAAAAGACCATTCCAccgttctatcaatccagctgcttcaggatgatggggaacatggtaagaccagtgaagtGAACTAACTTTCGTTAGCCGTAAAGTGAGTGCCTTTGTCaaaggcaatgctgtgtggaatgccatgatggtggataaggcattttGTGAGTCCAtcgatggtagtcttggcagaagcattgcatacAGGATAGGCAAGCCCGTATcaggagtaagtgtctattccagtgaggacaaacctctgtccttttcatgatggaagaggtccaatataatcaacctgccaccaggtggcTGGCTGATTACcccgaggaatggtgccatatccaGTTCTCCGTGTTGGtatctgctgctggcaaattggacactcagcagtggccatagccaggtcagTTTTGGTGAGTGGAAGTCTATCTTGCTGAACCCATGTGtagcctccatccctgccaccatgaccacttTGTTCGTGGGTCCATTGGGCAGTGACAGggatggctggggaaagaggctgagtggtgtccacattACGactcatcctatccacttgattgtTAAACTCCTCCTCCGCTGACGTCACCCGTTGGTGAGCACTGACATGGGATACAAatgtcttcacagtttttgaccacttaGAGAGTTCCATCTACATACTTCTTCCCcagatttctttgtcaccaattttccaatcacgcttcttccaagtccctgaccatccagccaagcCATTGACTACAGTCCAGgaatcagtatataatcgcacatttgtccatttctccttcatgcaaagtgcacaaccaggtgcactgcttgaaattctgcccactgggaagatttgcCTTCACCGCtatccttcagggatgtcctagaaagaagctgtagtgctgcagctgtccgcTTTCAGGTGGTGCCTGTGTATCGTGCAGAACCATCGGTGAACCTGGccttagtcttctcttcctctgtcaactgatcatagggaactccccatgaggccatcggtgaaggctgggggagagaaggcaggtggTAGGAGTgaagaccatgggcatttgagccatgtcctcatgtaacttacttggcGTTCAGGACCTGCTCGAGCCTGATcacgtatataccacttccatttgatgatggaatgctgctgcgCATggcccactttatggctagatgggtcagaaagcacccagttcatgataggcagttcaggtcacacggtgacttgatgacccacagtcaaacgttcagtttccaccaaagtcCAGTAACAGGCCATgaactgtctctcaaaaggagagtagttatgtGAAGAAGATGGCAGgtccttgctccaaaatcctagaggcctctgtggtgattcacctatgggagcctgccaaaggctccaaacagtatccttatctgccactgacacctcaagcaccattggatctgctgtgTCATGTggtccaagtggcagagcagcttgcacagcagtctggacctgttgcagagcttTCTCTTGTTCTGGACCCCATTCAGAACTGGCAGCCTTTCGGGTCACTCgataaatgggccagagtaacacacccaaatgaggaatgtgttgcctccaaaatccaaataggcccactaggcattgtgcctctttcttggttgtaggagggtccaaatgcagcaacttatcctttgCCTTAGAAAGAATATCTCGACAGGCCCCACACccctggacccctagaaattttactgaggtagaatgtccctgaattttagtcagatttatttcccatcccctggcatgcaaatgtctcaccaataagtccagtgtgtttgctacttcttacCCACTGGGCCAATCATCAAATGTCATCattgtaatggaccagtgtgatatcttttggaagcaaaaagagatcaaggtctctctgaataaGATAATGACCCAAAGTCAGAGAGTTGATACACCACCGAGGtgggacagtaaaggtatattgctggctttgccagctgaaggcaaattgcttctggtgggccttatggacaggaatggagagaaAGGCATTTGCTAAGTCAATAACTGCACACCAGGTACCAGGAGACATGTTAATTTGTTCAACCAATGAAATCACATCCAGTTTCATTGGAAatcagctgcaattggagtcaccacttggttaagcttacgaTAATCCACTGTAATTCTCCAAGATCTGTCATCTGCACGGGCCAAATGGGAAGCTTGAATggagatgtggtgggaatcaccacccctgcagCCTTCAGGTCCTTAATGGTGGCACTAATtgcaatccctccagggatgtgaTATTGTTTTGGATTTACTATCTTTTCTAGGTAGAGGTAGCTCTAATGGTTTCCATTTGACCTTTCCCACCATAttagccctcaccctaccagttAGGGAGCCAGTGtaggggttctgccagctgctgagtatgtctatgccaatcaAGCATTCtgtcactggggaaatgaccacagtgTGAGTCCAGGGACCCACTGAGCCCACTGTAAGtcggacctgagctaaaactccattaattaccggacctccataagcccctactttaactggaggaccacagtgacattttgagtcccctggaatcaacaccaaatcagagccagtgtccagaaGTCCCCCAAAAGTATGATCATTTCTCcttccccagtgcacagttacAAAGATTCACTGCCTAAATTGTCAgtaatgtagtggggtccttccttaaggggacccagcctccccttcattcaaagGGTTCTGGGTCTCTAAACAGGCTCAGtcctggaaattgattgaggggtcGTGATTCTGTGTTTTTATGATTCAAATTAGACTTTTGTCCATTCGACCTGCAAGTTCTCTGTATAatttaagtaggaatgcagtaggcttcctatcaactTCACGTCTAGAACACTGAGATTAATTaaccaatgccagagctctacatgaaTCAGATTATTCTGATTGCCACTTTGCCTCTACTGCCAATTACGGTAgctatgcccaccttgcctttgatggttgagtgctgccacttagACCTTACTAccttgggatccaattattcccattgtatttacattttgtagttgagtgactgcagttcccacCATTAAAtgtgacatacagagaagagcaatcacagggctcttcaaagatgctgGTGCTGCACTCACATGTCTGTTTctcaaggcattggtcaagggtatatcttctggaccctacCCACTGGGACGAGTAGGTCTagagtgactaatccactccaccatcccaatctccttaagcctttggatcccttcctctacattaaaccatgAGAGATCAGGGATTTacagctcactcacagtgggccatcttttaatccatatttcagctaaccaagcaaataaactattagaatcatttttaactccccaagctgcaacattaaatgcagagtccctgcTTAGTGGGCCGAAaccaataaattcagcctgatccaactctatgttccttccaccattatcccatacccataatatccattcccatggcTGTTCTGCAGATTACTGTTTTTATAAATTAGAGAACTGAAACAGTTCTCTTGAAGTGCCgtgcacctcctcatgggtcacactctgaaCCTTACCTCCAGGGACCCACCGGGACTTTTGTTACAGGTCTAGactgtcatcaatgtaatggaccagacTTTAGTTACAGGTCTAGACTGTCATCAATGTAGTGGACCAGGAAACAGGGGTGTTGGGGTGGCTCTTGAGGATAATCAATATTattttgcctggcaactgcctcaggggaggccatccctgttgcctcaggcagcacaggCTTTATCTCCTCAAACAAAGgaggaaaggctgatggcagcatgggttggGGAGTGGATGTTGCCACTGTTGGAgatggggaagctgttccttCAGCAAAAAAGGtacatcagagtttacaaactcagtgtccccagcttcatctgGGTCGTCCCACAtttccccattccaagttgcagggtcctgttattttccaatcaatgccctcactttaacagtagacacctggtgaggctATACATGCACGTtttgttgcaggtcagccacttgcaTCATAAgagtttgtgtctgttttttcacaatttcagctctttctgtacaggagatgagggtctcactcaGGGTAATCTTAGCAGATTTGTGGCTcggtatctgcttctgaagccggGAGACaaaatccctgagttcatcattttctttcatcactttgtctaTTGAACtcaggagcaaccaaccagcttcgttatgttccttggttctccacatatggtcaaagtattatgtatagagtcactaaactccttgccacTCACAAGAAGTGAATCAAGCATGTCAAATGCACTTACTTTGCTTAAGtctctaaacagttcacaccaaggactatcagtgttctccatactattagacgtagagtccttagcattttggggtctaaccatattaagcagccaactctagaaaccccaaaaccattgaaagaactccatccttaatatccTGTTTCTCTAGAACCACTCCAGTACCAAAATCTGTGTTAGGGTTCTCttggagggacagaactaatagtatgtatatataatagatatatttatatattatatatatgtgtatatatatataaatatatattataggatatataaattatatatatataaatatatatgggaTATATTAAGtgttaacttacacaatcacaaggaAACATACAGCAGAGGAGAAAAATGTaagctgggaggctaggcccatcTCTCCTTTTCCAAGTCCCTACCAGAAAGACAAGAGGACCCCCAAAGGAAATGAATCAGGAGTCACTGTAAATAACAAACGTCTCCCTGAGGATCCCAGGGACATAGGCTCCTGAGATTTAGAAGCAACTAACACAGCCTGAAGAAATTATTTCCCTGCAACTGTGCTGGTCTCCCAGTTGGGAATGTTTCCATAGAAGGGGAGAGTCTCCCAGACCATCCTCCATCAAGTCCCATCAAGCCCATCTtccctgaaaaaaattaattttgattttctcattccatatatatacatatatataatatatatatattttacatatttatcataTAGAGCCATCctttggtatccacaggggattAGTTCTAGGAATTCTCATGGCTTCCAAAATCTACACATGCTCGAGTCTCTGACATAACATAGCATAGTATTTGCccataacctatgcacatcctcccatatactttaatgTCTAGATTACTTAGAATACCtaaacaatgtaaatgctattaataaatgtaaatgtagatggttgttatactgcattgttttttatttgtatttttttagttttcagtttttgagacaggatattGCTCTagcgcccaggatggagtgcagtcaCGTCATCTCAGTTCTTtgtaacttctgcctcttgggctcaagtgatcctcctgcctcagcctcccaagtagctgggactacagacatgtgccacctcactcagctaattttggtacttttttgtagacagggtcttcttatgttgttcaggctggtctcgaattcctaagcTCAAatattcctcccaccttggcctcctaaagtgctgggattacaggtgtgagccactacacctggcctattgtgtttttttccccccagatatTTTCCATCCAtcgttggttgaatccacagttGTGGAACCCACATATACAAAGTGTTGATTGTATctaaaaatgaaactatttaaaaggtagaaaaacGCAGCCACGATTTTGTCTCTTaattcctttcttccattttcctgTCTGCTAGACTCAGTGGTAACCCAAGAGGGAAGGAGTTTAGACGGGAGAACAGGTAGAGATAAGTGGGAAAGAGACAGCATTAAGGCCCTCAAGTCTGTAAAGGGTGAATGCAGACTGCAGCACAGGACTGCCACCTGGTCGCTGGTCTCAGCCTCCAGGAAGAGCTGTGGCTTTGTCACCATCCTCAGCTCGTCTTGCTCCCTTGATCCCTGCCTCAGTTTGCTCGGCTCCTGGCCTCCTTGGAGGAAAATGCCTGTGTCAATGGGAGCATGATGGAGGGTTCCAGGTTGAGGTGGGATGGGGGATAAGGACATGTTTGCATGAATGTGTCCTAAAGGAACATGTACATAAGGAAATGGACTCCCATCTGGAGAGTGAGCTGGGGGAGGCGGGCACTGCAAGGAGCAGGAAGACAGGCCAGATGTCTAGAGGTTGCTCCATAATCCCTAGTTCCTTTCGAGTGTCCTGCTTTGTCTGTTCTGGCTTTCACCCCAACCCAGAAACCTGGAGAAACCTCAACGGGAACGTCCAGTGAGAAGATTGCAGCTCTCTGGGCCCAGGGTGAAAAAAGGAAGTTGTatgaaaagaggagaaaggaaaaaacagtctCATATTGTGCAACAGGTGAAGTCCCACGTTGCCCCACTTCGAGCATTCCATGCTGCCGTTTGTAATTCCTGGTGAAGCATTTCTTCATGAGGCTGCCCAGGCCTCCTGCGCCTTCCCTGGTGGTCCTGCCTCTGTGGAGCTGAGCTCTTCCCTTCCCATTTGCTGAGGGGCAGGCACCAGTGGGAAAGGGACTCCATCATGAGGGAGGAGACCTGGATTCTGGCCCTAGCCCTGCCTGTTCACTGACAATGAACCAGAGACAGGTCATGGCTCTGCTCTGGGCTGCATCTGACAGATGAGAGGATGGACTCTCCCAGGTAGCAATCCGGGACCCCTCAGAGCACCCTAGGTGTCTCTAGAAGAGGCATGCTTCCTAAGGGTCTTGGACCCTGGGTCAAGCCTCAGCCCCAGAACTCAGTTGCTGAAGCAGATCTCCCCTTGGGATGCCTCTCCTCATTATAGTCCATCTCCTTGAGGTGTGTCCCTCTCACCTTGGGTTCCTCCTGCAGGGAGGTTTGGCTCACCCTCTAGAATGCTCCCTTTCCTGCCACACTGAGCTACTGGGGGTCGCTATTGGTGATGTGTCAGTTGGTGGTTGTATTTGTTTCTATTGCTGCAAAATATTACCACACACTTAGTGTCTTATAACCACGTATTTATTCTCTCAAAGTTCTAGAGTGAGAAATCTGAAACTagtttccctgggccacactccctctgcaggctctaggggaggaacaatttccttgccttttccagcttccagagctgCATCCTCACACCTCTTGGCTCCtggcctcttccttcctcttccaagCCAGCAGCATAGCATCTTGCTTCTCTGGTCACATTGCTACCTTCTCCGTTATTgccacatttttctcttcctccctcttataaggacatttaCAACTACATTAGGGCCTGACCACATAATTCAAGGCAACCACTCATCTCAAGATCCATAACTTGATCATATCTCCAGAGTCCCTTCTGCCACATAAAGTGACATTGACAGGTTCTGGGGAATAGGATGTGGATGtcttgggggccattattcagctACCACAATGATCTATACCTTGTCTCTGGCTTGGGGTCATCCATTCTCTCTCCCATCCCATCCCCTTATAATAGAATtgtatatttttctccaaatcCACACCCTAATCTTACAGGCCATCCCAACTGCCCCTCCCTTCACTTTCTTTAGGCTCTGAGAATATTCTAGGAGACTGCCCTCCAAcggaactttctgtgatgatggacaGAAAGTCCATAATCCGTGCTGTCTAATGTGGTAACTAGCCATGTTACCAAGGGCtcctgagcacttgaaatgtgatagTGTGACTCaggaactaaattttaaattttatttcattttaattaaatgtacTGAAATTGTAAATAGCCACTTTGGCCAGTGGCTAACATATTGGACAGCTCAGATCCAGGCAAATGAAAGCAGAAACTATGGCCAGGCACATTCTTCACTGCCAGCCTCTCCTCACACCTGTTTTGGATGAGCTCTGCCCCTAACCTCCTTCTCTCAGTCCCAGCAGAATCTGAAGGAGGCTTCCACTGGGGCTCTGGAATGACAGAAGTGACTAAGGGCAGAACAGGAAGGGAATTGTGTCTGTTGACCCCAGAGAAGTACAGGGCCCCAATTCTGCTTTTGCATAGGACTAAGAACACTCGAAGGATTTTCAAGGTAGTCTTGGCCTTGTCCTTACTCGACCGGTCTCCCTTTTGAGGACCACAGAGGTGTGTCACTAGGGAAGGTGTACAGGAAAGGGCCCGAGCCTGGGAGCTGGCACTGGCCAGGGTCCTGCTCTGCTATGCACTCGCTGAGTGACATGTGGCACGTTACTTCCCAGGCCTTGGCCCTCAgtttctataaaatgagagagTTGGAGCAGATGGTCTAAAGTTTCCTTTTAGCTTTAGTAGACCATGAGTCTATGTCCTGAGGTTTTATTGTGCATGTAATTCTGTTTCAGAGCTGTGTTGTCTCTGACCCATGGAATAGGCAGTTCTGATTGAAGGATAATTAAGTAGAAATGGCTTTAGGTTACTCCTGCAACACTTCCAAACAAAATCAGACCTCCGgtcaggcgccgtggctcacacctgtaatcccagcactttgggaggctgaggcggacggatcacgagtcaggagatcgagaccatcctggctaacaaggtgaaatcccgtctctattaaaaatacagaaattagttgggcgtggtggcggacgcctgtggtcccagctcctccagaggctgaggcaggagaatggcatgaatccgggaggtggagcttgcagtgagctgagattatgccactgcactccagcccgggcgaaggagcgagactctgccaaaaaaaagagaaacagacctCCATCCTTCTGTCCTCATGACAACTCTTCACAGTAGCTTGGGCTTTAGAGTGCTGATCCGTCAACTAACTAATCTAATACTCATGATGACCCTGATAACTGCTAAGTCCATTTTAAGTGAAAAGGCTGAAGCtcacagagggaaggagagaatctTCCAGGTGCCCGGTCCCATGATGGGTGCTTTACATATCACCTCACAACAGCCCTTTGAAATGGTTAatgttatccccatttcacaggtgtGAACACTGAGGTCTAATAAGGCAAGATGACTTTCCCAGTGTTATGCTGATAATCAGATGATGAAGACACTTTTCTCACTCTCCTTCCCCCCTTTGCTGTGCTTCTTCCCCTGTTTACAACTTCCCCTCAAGATGTTGAATTGATAACCTCCTTTTTTGGGGCATTCTTTCATGACACTCCCCAAGTCAACCTACGAGCCTcaacaagtcacttcacctctctgtgcctctgtttccttaaCTGTGAAACTGGGGACAACACTCCCTACTTCATAAGGGTGTTAAAACCCTTGTTGAAAGTACGCAGTGAGATGTATGAAGAGTGCTCAGCCCAGAGCTCAGATTAAGGATGCAGCAATTGCTCATTCTTATTCCTTTTGGAAACTGTAGTTTGCCCCTCCGATAGTACCAGGCAATTCCTTTTACCCCCaaatcaaattaaaatcacaaagaaactATCTGCAttgtattttgaagttttattatgAAAACACATGGAATTAACGGTGTTATCCATGTATTTGCAACAGCAGAGAAACAGTGACGGTGGACCATCTCCATAGGAGACACTTTGgctaaacaaatataaataatggaaataacACCTAATACAATAACAcgacacattaaaaagattaaattaacAGAAGGGACAGGAACTGTGGAGAGGAGTCCTGAGTATGGAGGAGATGCCTCTCATGGAGAAGCATCCAGGCTCAGGTGACCTTCCCTGAAGACTTCCTGTCTCTGAGCAGCTCAGTTCAGTTCCAGGTCATACACATACTCCTGGACCCAGGTCTCACTGGGGTCAGCGCAGACTTGCTTCCCTCTTTTGGTTTGGAATCTGTAGAACAAGGAGCGGACAGATGAGAATCCCATGAGACCTTTGAGGTCATCTGGCTTTTTCCCTTGCCTGGGGTAGGCATCTTCCTCTGCCTGACCATGGTCCATGTGGGCAGCTCTGGTGCATGGGATCCTTCCTGGGGCAGTGCTGGAACCAGACTCCCTGTAACTTCCACCCACTGGAGTTAGCTGTGGGCCCCAGGGGTTTCCCAGATTAGGAACCAGTGGGCATTGCAATCAATATGAATAGATCTCCTTATTCCCTGCCAGCCTGGCAGTGACTTTTCCACATGTCTTTCTAGCGTGGTTTGAGAAATCAGTCCCTATCTCATGTGAGCTGTCTGACTTCCCCTGCTTTCCTGTCCTCTGGTTAACTTCCTCCCCAGGAACCCCCTTCTCTCTCGGCTCCTGCTCAGCTGCCTTCAACACTTGAAAAATGAGTTCATGATCTGTGTCCTCACTGCTCTCAGGGAAGGCTTCAGCCCTGAGAGCTGCCTCCCCACTGCTCAATCAGTCCCTCCCCAAAACAGGCCCCCTTTAAAATCCAGCCCTCCCCCTTGCCTCCCAGAGCAGCCCAGGGGTTGATACTCACACCACAGCTGGCTGGGAGCAGAGGCTGCTGGTCTCGTAGTAATCTACCACAAAGTGGCGAGGAAGCTTCCTCACGGTGTAAGAAAAGCAGCAGGAGGTGGGAGGGTCTGAGCCCACTGAAAGGAAAGGCCAGGGTGAGATCAACACTGCACATAGGAGCTGTTTATTTTGGTTTCTAGTTTTGTGTCTTCTTTGAGCATCCCTGTGGAGCTACCGGAACCACAAATATGGTCCCTTGTATCTATTCCCACCTAACCTGAGCAGGAGTCTTATTCTGAATAGTGGATCTTCAgacaagaacaagaaagaaaccTAGAAGATTGGAACTGGATTCAGTCTCAGAACACATCGCACTCCCTTCATGTGACAGATgggaaaaccaaggcacagaga is part of the Chlorocebus sabaeus isolate Y175 chromosome 16, mChlSab1.0.hap1, whole genome shotgun sequence genome and encodes:
- the LOC103247783 gene encoding C-C motif chemokine 4, with amino-acid sequence MKLCVTVLSLLVLVAAFCSPALSAPMGSDPPTSCCFSYTVRKLPRHFVVDYYETSSLCSQPAVVFQTKRGKQVCADPSETWVQEYVYDLELN